In a single window of the Streptomyces sp. 846.5 genome:
- a CDS encoding metallophosphoesterase, with amino-acid sequence MGPVVRPPGGRLYAVSDLHVAYEQNRDIVDGLFPRDDADWLIVAGDVAEKAADVEWALALLADRFGQVIWVPGNHELWTHPDDPVTLRGVERYRYLVDRCRFLGVLTPEDPFPVWTGPGGPVTIAPLFALYDYSFLPAGTRNSREGLARAHEAGVVCTDEFMLHPDPHPSREAWCHSRLGYTRKRLDDCDPELPTVLVNHWPLVREPTAVLRYPEFALWCGTEATADWHIRYRAAAVVYGHLHIPRVTWHDGVPHREVSLGYPREWQRWGKPDPLLREVFPQAAAQAPARAQGAVT; translated from the coding sequence ATGGGACCGGTGGTCCGACCGCCCGGTGGCAGGTTGTACGCGGTGAGTGATCTGCACGTGGCCTACGAGCAGAACCGGGACATCGTGGACGGCCTCTTCCCGCGCGACGACGCCGACTGGCTGATCGTCGCGGGCGATGTCGCGGAGAAGGCCGCCGACGTCGAATGGGCCCTGGCGTTGCTGGCGGACCGGTTTGGCCAGGTCATCTGGGTCCCGGGTAACCACGAGCTGTGGACGCACCCGGACGACCCGGTGACGCTCCGCGGCGTGGAGCGCTACCGCTACCTCGTCGACCGCTGCCGTTTCCTGGGCGTGCTCACCCCCGAGGACCCGTTCCCGGTGTGGACCGGTCCCGGCGGCCCGGTCACCATCGCGCCGCTTTTCGCCCTCTACGACTACAGCTTTCTTCCGGCCGGCACCCGCAACAGCCGGGAGGGGCTCGCCCGGGCCCATGAGGCCGGAGTGGTCTGCACCGACGAGTTCATGCTCCACCCGGACCCGCACCCCTCCCGGGAAGCCTGGTGCCACTCCAGGCTCGGCTACACCCGAAAGCGGCTCGACGACTGCGACCCCGAGCTGCCCACGGTGCTGGTCAACCACTGGCCGCTGGTCCGCGAACCCACCGCGGTCCTGCGCTACCCGGAGTTCGCGCTGTGGTGCGGCACCGAGGCCACGGCGGACTGGCACATCCGCTACCGGGCGGCCGCCGTGGTGTATGGACACCTGCATATTCCGCGGGTCACCTGGCACGACGGCGTGCCCCACCGCGAGGTGTCGCTGGGCTACCCGAGGGAGTGGCAGCGCTGGGGCAAACCCGACCCGCTGCTCCGCGAGGTGTTCCCGCAGGCGGCCGCGCAAGCGCCTGCCCGTGCGCAGGGAGCGGTGACGTGA
- a CDS encoding FkbM family methyltransferase, with protein MTEIREVQVADGVSFFVPQAEGALFSEVHFIYNEIFEERTYLKHGIELTDSAVIVDAGANVGLFSAFVKQEFPGARVLAVEPIPPINEALRKNLEARGIEGVETRRVALGGKPESGVHFTFYPSLPGNSTRYPEQKKVGQDLTIQQIGQEEVDRIMQGVDVEVEVERLSSMLGEWAPEGPIDLLKIDVEGAELDVMDGLDAEDWARVQQVVIEVQDLDGRLDKVTGILEEQGFRIVNEPAANLPEEFRYSMVYATRAA; from the coding sequence ATGACCGAGATCAGAGAAGTCCAGGTCGCCGACGGCGTCTCGTTCTTCGTGCCGCAGGCGGAGGGCGCGCTCTTCTCCGAGGTGCACTTCATCTACAACGAGATCTTCGAGGAGCGCACCTACCTCAAGCACGGCATCGAGCTGACCGACTCCGCGGTGATCGTCGACGCCGGAGCCAATGTCGGCCTCTTCTCCGCCTTCGTGAAGCAGGAGTTCCCCGGTGCCCGGGTGCTGGCCGTGGAACCGATCCCGCCCATCAACGAGGCGCTGCGGAAGAACCTCGAGGCACGCGGCATCGAGGGCGTCGAGACCCGGAGGGTCGCCCTGGGCGGCAAGCCGGAGTCGGGTGTGCACTTCACCTTCTACCCGTCGCTGCCGGGCAACTCAACGCGCTACCCGGAGCAGAAGAAGGTCGGCCAGGACCTGACCATCCAGCAGATCGGTCAGGAGGAGGTCGACCGCATCATGCAGGGAGTGGATGTCGAGGTCGAGGTCGAGCGGCTCTCCTCGATGCTGGGCGAGTGGGCGCCGGAGGGCCCGATCGACCTGCTCAAGATCGACGTCGAGGGCGCCGAGCTCGACGTCATGGACGGTCTGGACGCAGAGGACTGGGCGCGGGTCCAGCAGGTGGTCATCGAGGTCCAGGATCTCGACGGACGGCTGGACAAGGTCACGGGCATCCTGGAGGAGCAGGGCTTCCGGATCGTCAACGAGCCTGCGGCCAACCTGCCGGAGGAGTTCCGCTACTCCATGGTGTATGCCACGCGGGCGGCCTGA
- a CDS encoding 4'-phosphopantetheinyl transferase superfamily protein: MIEALLPPAVQVSSVFGDLPGPPLFPQEAALIADSVESRRNEFATGRRLARQSLSRLGIADVPLLSGARGEPLWPDGVLGAITHCDGYRAAAVVRRSDLFSVGMDAERARPLPEGVFEAVSLPEERAAVAKLRHVAPEVPWEVLLFSAKESVYKTWFPLTGKFLEFEKARVLFDPERRTFTARLLVPGPHWGDSTLDGFNGRWAVREGFALTAIAVPTPPRD; the protein is encoded by the coding sequence GTGATCGAAGCGCTGCTGCCGCCCGCCGTGCAGGTGTCCTCGGTCTTCGGCGATCTGCCAGGACCGCCGCTCTTCCCCCAGGAAGCGGCCCTGATCGCCGACTCCGTGGAGTCGCGCAGGAACGAGTTCGCCACCGGGCGCCGGCTGGCCCGCCAGTCGCTGTCCCGGCTCGGGATCGCCGACGTGCCGCTGCTGTCGGGTGCGCGTGGCGAACCCCTGTGGCCGGACGGGGTACTGGGCGCCATCACGCACTGCGACGGCTACCGCGCGGCGGCCGTGGTGCGCCGGTCGGACCTGTTCTCGGTGGGGATGGACGCGGAGCGCGCCCGACCGCTTCCCGAGGGTGTCTTCGAAGCGGTGTCGCTGCCGGAGGAGCGGGCCGCGGTGGCAAAGCTCCGCCACGTCGCTCCCGAGGTGCCCTGGGAGGTGTTGCTCTTCAGCGCCAAGGAGTCCGTCTACAAGACGTGGTTCCCGCTGACCGGGAAGTTCCTGGAGTTCGAGAAGGCCCGGGTGCTCTTCGACCCGGAGCGGCGGACGTTCACCGCCCGCCTGCTGGTCCCCGGCCCGCACTGGGGGGACTCGACGCTCGACGGCTTCAACGGCCGCTGGGCGGTGCGCGAGGGCTTCGCCCTGACGGCGATCGCCGTCCCCACGCCGCCGCGCGACTGA
- a CDS encoding alpha/beta fold hydrolase → MSSTSVDSGLWVRRFHPSPVSAHRLVCFPHAGGSASFYLPVSAQLSPKVDVLCVQYPGRQDRRSEKAVEDIGVLADQVFEALGDWADTPLTFFGHSMGAIVAFEVARRFEQIGPEPVRLFASGRRAPSRYRDENVHQRSDDGIVAELQAMSGTDSRVLGDEEMLRMVLPALRSDYKAVETYRSEPGASVYCPITALVGDSDSKTTLDEAQDWETHTTGGFDLKVFPGGHFYLNERAADVMAVLDNHFTADSVSPGA, encoded by the coding sequence ATGAGTTCTACCTCTGTGGACAGCGGCCTGTGGGTCCGCCGGTTCCATCCCTCCCCCGTCTCGGCACACCGCCTGGTGTGCTTCCCGCACGCAGGCGGCTCGGCCAGCTTCTATCTCCCGGTCTCGGCGCAGCTGAGCCCGAAGGTCGACGTTCTGTGCGTGCAGTATCCGGGCCGACAGGACCGGCGGTCGGAGAAGGCCGTCGAGGACATCGGCGTGCTCGCGGATCAGGTCTTCGAGGCGCTGGGCGACTGGGCCGACACCCCGCTGACCTTCTTCGGTCACAGCATGGGCGCGATCGTCGCGTTCGAGGTGGCCCGGCGCTTCGAGCAGATCGGCCCCGAGCCGGTCCGCCTCTTCGCCTCCGGCCGCCGCGCGCCGTCCCGCTATCGGGACGAGAACGTGCACCAGCGCAGCGACGACGGGATCGTGGCGGAGCTGCAGGCCATGAGCGGTACCGACTCGCGGGTCCTCGGTGACGAGGAGATGCTGCGCATGGTGCTCCCCGCCCTGCGCAGCGACTACAAGGCGGTGGAGACCTACCGAAGCGAGCCGGGCGCCTCGGTGTACTGCCCGATCACCGCGCTCGTCGGCGACAGCGACTCCAAGACCACACTGGACGAGGCCCAGGACTGGGAGACGCACACCACCGGCGGGTTCGACCTGAAGGTCTTCCCCGGCGGCCACTTCTACCTCAACGAGCGGGCCGCCGACGTCATGGCCGTCCTCGACAACCACTTCACCGCCGACTCCGTGTCGCCCGGTGCCTGA